One segment of Panicum virgatum strain AP13 chromosome 3K, P.virgatum_v5, whole genome shotgun sequence DNA contains the following:
- the LOC120698858 gene encoding uncharacterized protein LOC120698858 — protein MPPTPRKLKAPPPKTRRRPRSLSRLDFLSPADGAWYGARVAVQRGALRVMYEEFPEEQDEWYDPAALLASSAARDVAALRARFRAAARPLEDARCRDLRAGAPLCVSCPLDGGLLLKFYDAVLESVVPAAHGTVDGEERCACRFAVRWTGGPRAGSREEVGVERVCCVQPSPVQDPVLKEFLDGVTRLLGDGTGGGAAASQEIGDAAAAEGGVPSDAPPGFYRKFGART, from the exons atgccgccgacgccgcggaagctgaaggcgccgccgcccaagacgcggcggcggccgcggtccCTCTCCCGCCTGGACTTCCTTTCGCCGGCGGACGGCGCGTGGTACGGCGCGCGCGTGGCGGTGCAGCGCGGCGCGCTTCGCGTCATGTACGAGGAGTTCCCCGAGGAGCAGGACGAGTGGTACGACCCCGCGGCGCTGCTGGCAtcctccgccgcgcgcgacgtcgccgcgctccgcgccaggttccgcgcggcggcgcggcccctgGAGGACGCCCGGTGCCGCGACctccgcgccggcgcgccgctctGCGTCTCCTgcccgctcgacggcggcctgCTCCTCAAGTTCTACGACGCCGTCCTCGAGTCC GTCGTGCCCGCGGCTCACGGGACCGTGGACGGCGAGGAGCGGTGCGCGTGCCGTTTCGCGGTGCGGTGGACGGGGGGGCCGCGCGCCGGGAGCAGGGAGGAGGTCGGCGTCGAGCGGGTCTGCTGCGTGCAGCCCTCGCCGGTGCAGGACCCGGTGCTCAAAGAGTTCCTGGACGGCGTGACCAGGCTGCTCGGCGATGGCACCGGCGGGGGTGCGGCGGCGTCTCAGGAGATCGGCGACGCCGCGGCAGCGGAAGGCGGCGTCCCTTCGGACGCGCCGCCCGGATTTTACCGGAAATTTGGGGCGAGGACGTAG
- the LOC120698859 gene encoding histone-lysine N-methyltransferase, H3 lysine-9 specific SUVH4-like: MVIAGAAAAPCRPRSARYAEKGYPSYAEPDSRRAPRWRNDGGGRANHPESRRGRKRGHGVSAEAAAVKVEPAILQVEEAVAQEHGRKRRLTGAAANVTAVGKAFPLIEDAEDEVASTGGGADERGGGKSWRLRVKETLRAFSSNYLHFVQEEQRRAEFVMQDLKAFKLLKRQIPSEYGRTMTLAKQHVKRGPNGSTRGRKPKGCNNQVNDNYQEAKRASKRPDLKALKKMQESGAVLYREKMIGHLPGIDVGDQFYSRAEMVALGIHSHWLKGIDYMGMKYRDKKGCEDFTFPLATCIVLSGVYEDDLDNANEIIYTGQGGNNLLGNRRQITAQTLLYGNLALKNSKDNGNPVRVIRGHVEKSSYSGKVYTYDGLYKVVGCWAEKGVQGHLVFKYRLKRLEGQPPLTTSQVLFTRGNVPMPISELPGLVCTDISNGQENFPIPATNLVDNPPVPPSGFMYSKSLQIPEHIKIPIDKIGCNCSGDCSTSEHCLCAKRNGSDLPYVSTQRKNANRNVEPKAVVYECGTNCTCHCNCVNRTSQQGLKYRLEVFKTESKGWGVRTWDTILPGALICEYTGVLRRTTEVEGFLENNYIFDIDCLQTIKGLDGREQRADSELHIASLHSERDLEACQAPEYCIDAGSVGNIARFINHSCQPNLFIQCVLSSHSDIKLAKIMLVAADTIPPFQELSYDYGYHLDSVTGADGQIVKLACHCGAPDCRKRLY; encoded by the exons ATGGTGAttgcgggcgccgcggcggcgccgtgccgCCCGCGGAGCGCGCGGTACGCCGAGAAAGGGTACCCGAGCTATGCGGAGCCCGACAGTCGCCGCGCGCCTCGCTGGAggaacgacggcggcggccgggcgaaTCATCCTGAGTCCCGGCGCGGAAGGAAGAGGGGGCACGGGGTGtctgccgaggcggcggcggtcaagGTTGAGCCAGCGATCCTGCAGGtcgaggaggcggtggcgcaggAGCATGGTAGGAAGCGGCGCTTGACCGGCGCCGCGGCGAACGTGACGGCGGTGGGCAAGGCGTTTCCGCTGATCGAGGACGCGGAGGATGAGGTGGCATCCACGGGCGGCGGGGccgacgagcgcggcggcggcaagagcTGGAGGCTGCGGGTGAAGGAGACGCTGCGGGCGTTCAGCAGCAACTACCTCCACTTTGTTCAG GAGGAGCAACGGAGAGCAGAGTTCGTAATGCAAGATCTCAAGGCGTTCAAGCTCCTCAAACGTCAG ATTCCCAGTGAGTATGGGAGAACCATGACTCTGGCAAAGCAACATGTCAAGAGAGGTCCAAATGGAAGTACTAGAGGCCGTAAACCAAAG GGTTGTAACAACCAAGTTAATGATAACTACCAGGAAGCAAAACGAGCATCCAAACGACCTGATCTGAAAGCACTAAAGAAG ATGCAAGAAAGTGGTGCTGTACTTTATCGAGAGAAAATGATAGGTCATTTACCGG GGATTGATGTTGGGGATCAATTCTACTCACGTGCCGAGATGGTTGCTCTAGGCATTCACAGCCACTGGCTGAAGGGTATAGATTACATGGGTATGAAATACCGAGACAAG AAAGGATGTGAGGACTTTACTTTCCCACTTGCAACCTGCATCGTATTGTCAGGTGTATATGAAGATGATCTTGATAACGCAAATGAAATTATTTACACTGGCCAAGGTGGGAACAACTTGCTTGGCAACCGTCGACAGATAACTGCACAAACATTGCTTTATGGAAACTTGGCACTGAAA AACAGCAAGGACAATGGTAATCCCGTACGAGTTATTCGTGGACATGTTGAAAAGAGCAGCTATTCTGGAAAAGTTTACACCTATGATGGGCTATATAAG GTTGTGGGCTGCTGGGCAGAAAAAGGAGTGCAAGGGCATTTGGTTTTCAAATATAGATTGAAACGGCTTGAAGGCCAACCACCTTTAACAACTTCTCAG GTACTGTTTACCCGTGGAAATGTTCCCATGCCAATATCTGAATTGCCTGG ATTGGTCTGTACAGACATTTCTAATGGTCAGGAGAACTTTCCAATTCCTGCTACAAATTTAGTTGATAATCCTCCTGTTCCTCCATCTG GCTTCATGTACTCCAAGTCACTGCAGATTCCAGAACATATCAAGATACCAATTGATAAAATAGGTTGTAATTGCAGTGGAGATTGTTCTACCTCTGAGCATTGCTTGTGTGCTAAGCGCAATGGTTCTGATCTTCCTTATGTGTCCACACAAAGGAAAAATGCCAACCGGAATG TGGAGCCAAAAGCTGTTGTCTATGAGTGTGGTACTAACTGTACCTGCCACTGCAACTGTGTTAATAGAACCTCCCAGCAAGGATTGAAGTATCGCCTGGAG GTATTCAAGACAGAATCAAAAGGTTGGGGTGTTAGGACGTGGGACACTATTCTTCCTGGGGCCCTAATTTGCGAGTATACTGGAGTATTAAGGAGGACTACAGAAGTCGAAGGATTTCTGGAGAACAACTACATATTTGATATAGATTGTCTTCAAACAATTAAAGGCCTGGATGGAAGAGAG CAAAGGGCTGACTCAGAACTTCACATAGCATCACTTCATTCTGAGCGTGACTTGGAGGCATGTCAAGCTCCTGAATATTGCATTGATGCTGGTTCTGTTGGCAACATTGCTAGGTTCATAAATCACAGTTGCCAACCTAATCTTTTCATTCAGTGTGTGTTGAGCTCACATAGCGATATCAAGCTAGCAAAAATTATGCTTGTTGCAGCTGATACCATACCCCCATTTCAG GAGCTCTCGTACGACTACGGGTATCACCTGGACAGTGTCACAGGGGCAGATGGCCAAATCGTGAAGTTGGCTTGCCACTGTGGTGCTCCTGACTGCCGTAAACGACTCTACTAG